The Synechococcales cyanobacterium T60_A2020_003 genomic interval GGCTGATGCTTAAGCGCCTTGCTGCCTCTCCTTGAGATCTCAAATGGGTTCTATATTGCCTTACTCCCTCCTTTGATGATTGCGCTTCTTACCCTTGGCTGGGTTAAAGCTCTGATACTGGCGATTGGTTACACCTTGATCAACAATTTCTTTGACATTGCGATCGCCCCTCACTATTTGGGCAAAGGTTTAGATCTATCTGTGATCGTGACCTTCCTTGCGGTCATTCTCTGGACTTGGATCTTTGGCCCAATAGGGGCATTTATGGCGTTGCCTCTCACCGTGATGGTGAAGAAACCCATTCTAGAGAGTTTCTCTGATACAGAACTCTTAGGGGTTCTGATTCGTTCGGGGTCGGAAAGTGATAATTCTCCTGAGTAAGGGGAGTTTGGACTAACCCTAGCGATCACAGCAC includes:
- a CDS encoding AI-2E family transporter, with the protein product MIALLTLGWVKALILAIGYTLINNFFDIAIAPHYLGKGLDLSVIVTFLAVILWTWIFGPIGAFMALPLTVMVKKPILESFSDTELLGVLIRSGSESDNSPE